CTCCTGCTCCGGCGTCAGCAATGGAATGCTGTTGACGGTGTGCACATAGGCTTCCAGGTTCGCGCCCGGAACCAACGCGTACGCAGGTTGCAAAGAATTGGTCATATGAAAAAACCTCCGACTTACATACTCGTGCCTTTCAGCACTGCGAAAAATTGACCGGGAACTCAAGTGCAAGTTCCCAAAAAAACCGCAAGGCCAATCACGCGCAAAAAAGATTCTACTTCGGCGCCAGCTCCCTGAGATGACGTGCGACTGCAATCCATGCACCGATATAACCCAACAGCACCGCGCCAAGCAAGAGCGACAGACCGTCGGCAACTGGCACTCCGGCCAGTGCGAAATCACTGCCGTACAAGCCGGCCAGTCCAACCACCGCATCGTTCAACCAGTTCAGGCCGAACGCCAATACACCCCAGGACAGCAGTCCCGCACCGAAGCCATACAACGCGCCCATATAAAGGAAAGGACGACGTACATAGCTGTCGGTGCCGCCGACGAGTTTAATCACTTCTATCTCGGTGCGGCGGTTTTCAATATGAAGACGAATGGTATTGCCTATCACCAAAAGTAATGCAGAAACCAACAACACCGTCAGACCGAAGACAAAACGATCGCCGAGCTTGAGGATGGCGGCCAGACGCTCGACCCAGACTAGATCAAGTTGTGCCTGTTGTACCTTGGGCAGCTCGGAAAGTTTTTGTCTTAATGCTTCCAGGGTCGGCTTGTCGACCTCATTCGGAGTCACCAGCACCACACCCGGCAACGGGTTGTCCGGCAGCTCGCGCAGGGCTTCACCCAACCCGGACTGCTGCTGGAACTCTTCCAGCGCCTGATCGCGGCCGACATATTCAGCATCAGCTACGCCAGGCATACCTTTGATCTGCTCGCGCAACGATTCGCCCTGTTCCGGGCTGGCGTCGAGTTGCAGGTACAGCGAAATCTGCGCCGCCCGCTGCCACGAGCCGCCGAGACGCTCGACGTTGTTGAGCAACAGCGACAACCCCATCGGCAGGCTCAACGCCACGGCCATCACCATGCAGGTGAAGAAGCTGCCGATCGGCTGTTTGCCGAGACGACGCAGGCTGTCGAGCAGACTGGCACGATGGCTTTCGATCCAGGCGCGGAACAGCGTGGCGAAGTCCGGGCCGTCATCATCGTCGTGCTTTTTCTTCTTTTGCGGCTGCGGATCGGCGGCCTTGGGGGCCACGCGTTCGGAAACCTTCGGACTGCGTGTCGCACTCATTCTCCGGCCTCCCCGTCGCCGATCAATCGGCCGCGTTGCAAGGTCAGCATGCGGTGACGCATGCGCGCGATCAGTGCCAGGTCGTGACTGGCGATCAGCACGCTGGTGCCCAAACGGTTGATGTCTTCGAACACGCCCATGATCTCGGCCGCCAGGCGCGGGTCGAGGTTACCGGTCGGTTCGTCCGCCAGCAGCAAGGCCGGGCGATGGACGATGGCGCGGGCGATGCCGACGCGCTGTTGCTGACCGGTGGACAGGTCGCCGGGGTACAGATCGGTTTTATCCGACAGCGCCACGCGCTCAAGCGCCGAGTCGACACGCTTGGCGATCTCGGCCTTGGACAGCCCGAGAATCTGTAACGGCAACGCGACGTTGTTGAACACCGTGCGATCGAACAGCAACTGGTGATTCTGGAACACCACGCCGATCTGCCGACGCAGGAACGGAATCTGTGCATTGCTGATGGTGCTCAGGTCTTGCCCGGCCAGCAGCAATTTGCCGCTGGTTGGACGCTCCATCGCCAGCAACAGGCGCAACAGCGTTGATTTGCCGGCGCCGGAATGGCCGGTGACAAACAAGAACTCGCCACGACGGACTCGAAAGCTCAGCTCATGCAAGCCGACGTGACCGTTCGGGTAGCGCTTACCGACCTGTTCGAAACGAATCATGAACGCTCCCGCTCGGCAAACAGTGCCTGGACAAAGGGTTCGGCCTCAAAGGTGCGCAAGTCGTCGATGCCTTCACCGACGCCGATGTAGCGGATCGGCAAACCGAACTGCTTGGCCAGGGCGAAAATCACCCCGCCCTTGGCGGTGCCGTCGAGTTTGGTCAGCGCCAGGCCGGTCAGTTCGACGGTCTGGTTGAATTGCTTGGCCTGGTTGATGGCGTTCTGGCCGGTGCCGGCATCGAGCACCAGCAACACTTCGTGCGGCGCGTCGGCGTCGAGCTTGCCAATCACCCGACGAACCTTTTTCAACTCTTCCATCAGGTTGTCTTTGGTGTGCAGACGACCGGCGGTGTCGGCGATCAACACGTCAATACCACGGGCCTTGGCGGCCTGCACGGCGTCGAAAATCACCGAAGCCGAATCGGCGCCGGTGTGCTGGGCAATGACCGGGATCTTGTTGCGCTCGCCCCAGACCTGCAATTGCTCGACAGCGGCGGCGCGGAAGGTGTCGCCGGCGGCGAGCATGACTTTCTTGCCTTCCAGTTGCAGCTTCTTCGCCAGTTTGCCAATGGTGGTGGTCTTGCCGGCGCCATTGACGCCGACCACCAGAATCACGAACGGCTTGTTCTGCGAAACGATTTTCAGCGGCTGCTCGACCGGTTTGAGCATCGTTGCCAGCTCGGCCTGCAGGGATTTGTACAGCGCGTCGGCGTCGGCCAGTTCCTTGCGAGCGACCTTCTGGGTCAGGCGCTGGATGATCTGCGTGGTGGCTTCGACGCCAACGTCAGCGGTCAGCAGACGGGTTTCGAGGTCGTCGAGCAAGTCGTCGTCGATGGTTTTGCGACCGAGGAACAGGCTGGCCATGCCCTCGCCAATGCTCGCACTGGTCTTCGACAGACCTTGCTTGAGACGGGCGAAGAAGCCGGCTTTGGTTTCTTCGGTGCGCGGGGCTTCGACAGGCGTCTCGACTGGCACTTCGACCGGCACGACCGGCGCAACGAAGACGGGTGCTGGTGCTGGCTCAGGTTGTTGAGCGACCGGCGCAACGAAAACCGGAGCAACCGGCGCAGGCTCGACAACCGGTTCAACCACCGGCGCCGGTGCGACATCGGCAACAAACGCGGCAGGCGCAGGAATCGGCGGCGTTACGTGAGGTGCGGCCTCTTCCACCAGCGCCACCGGCTCTTCGGCCACGGGCAAGGTCAGCCACGGCTCTGCAACCGGGGTCAGTGGCAACTCGGCAACCACTTCCGGCTCAGGCTCGGCCGCCGGTTGCAGCACCGGCTCGGCACTCGGCAGAACGATCGGTGCCGGCTCTTCTTCTATTACAGGAGCAGGCGCAGGGGCCGGTTCAGGAATCGCGGGCGGCTGTTCGACGACGGGTTCCTGCGGTTTTTTACGCAGCCATCCGAACAGGCTTTTCTTCTCGCCAGCCGCAGCTGGGGTCTTCTTGTCGTCGTTGGAACCAAACATGGAGGACGGCTATCTCACGGTAGCGACGCGCCATAAGGGCGCCCCGGCAAATAAATATTCGATGCAGAACAGACTGTGTTTCACCCAGCTTGTTCACGCGCAACATTTTGTCGAGGCGCCAAGGACGCCTCAAAGGTCGATTATTACGAAGGACTGGAACGGCATCGTCGGCGAAAACGCAGAGTTTAGCTGACAAACTCAAAGCTTCTGCCGGAAACCCATACAACCTATCGAGCGATCAAAGGCCTGATAGGCGTGGCCGCCAGTAAAACGGATCAGTATCCTAGCACCTCCTCGCCCGCCTAGGCTAAGACCAAGCGGGCAGCCCAACAGGTTAAAAAACGAATGAATGCTCTAGCCCGCCGCGCTGCAGGCCTGCTGCTCAGCACAGTCTGCCTGCCCCTTTCGGCCCTGGCGGCCGACCCGCAACCGACTCACGAATTCACCCTCGACAACGGCCTGAAGGTCGTCGTGCGCGAAGACCATCGCGCGCCGGTGGTGGTGTCGCAGATCTGGTACAAGGTCGGCTCCAGCTACGAAACCCCGGGCCAGACCGGTCTGTCCCACGCGCTTGAGCACATGATGTTCAAGGGCAGCGAGAAAGTCGGCCCCGGCGAAGCCTCGCTGATCCTGCGCGACCTCGGCGCCGAAGAGAACGCTTTCACCAGCGATGACTTCACCGCTTACTACCAAGTACTGGCCCGCGACCGTCTGGGCGTGGCCTTCGAACTGGAAGCCGACCGCATGGCCAATCTGCGCCTGCCGGCCGACGAGTTCGCCAGGGAAATCGAAGTCATCAAGGAAGAGCGCCGCCTGCGCACCGATGACAAGCCAATGTCCAAGGCCTACGAGCGCTACAAGGCAATGGCTTACCCGGCCAGCGGCTACCACACGCCGACCATCGGCTGGATGGCAGACCTCGACCGGATGAAGGTCGAAGAGCTGCGCCACTGGTATCAATCCTGGTATGTGCCGAACAACGCCACACTGGTGGTGGTTGGCGACGTCACGCCGGATGAAGTGAAAACCCTTGCCCAGCGCTACTTCGGGCCAATCGCCAAACGCGACGTGCCACCGGCAAAACAACCGCTGGAACTGGCCGAACCCGGCGAGCGGCAAATCACCCTGCATGTGCAGACACAACTGCCTAGCCTGATGCTCGGCTTCAACGTACCAAGCATCGCCACCGCCGAAGACAAGCGTTCGGTCAACGCCCTGCGCCTGATTTCGGCGTTGCTCGACGGCGGTTACAGCGGTCGCATCCCGACCCAACTGGAACGCGGCGAAGAGCTGGTGTCCGGGGGTTCGTCGAGCTACGACGCCTACACCCGTGGCGACAGTCTGTTTACCCTGTCGGCGACGCCGAACACCCAGAAGAAAAAGACCATGGCGCAAGCCGAGGCCGGTCTCTGGAAGCTGCTGGAACAACTGAAAACCACCGCACCGTCCGCCGAAGAGTTGGAACGCGTGCGGGCTCAAGTGATTGCCGGTCTGGTCTACGAGCGTGATTCGATCACCAGCCAAGCCACTGCCATCGGCCAACTGGAGACGGTCGGTCTGTCGTGGAAGCTGATGGACACCGAACTCGCCGATCTGGAAAGCGTAACCCCGCAAGACATCCAGAACGCCGCCAAGCTGTATTTCACCCGCGAACGTCTGAGCGTCGCCCACGCCCTGCCACTGGAGACGACTCATGAGTGAGCGCAAAACCCCACGCCTGTTGCTCGGCCTGATCGCCGTAACAGTCATCGGTTCCGCCGCATTTTATCTGGCTCCCGGCGCGAGAACCGACGCCAGCGAAGCGCTGGACAGCGCCAAGTCCAGCCAGAAACTGCAATCGCTGGCCGAACTCGACGGCAAGGCTCCGGCCAGCCGCAAGCTTGACGTGCAGACCTGGAACACCGCCGAAGGCGCCAAGGTGCTGTTCGTCGAGGCCCACGAGTTGCCAATGTTCGACATGCGCCTGATTTTCGCTGCCGGCAGCAGTCAGGACGGCAATGCGCCGGGGCTGGCAGTGCTGACCAACGCGATGCTCAACGAAGGCGTTGCGGGCAAGGACGTCGGCGCCATCGCGCAGGGTTTCGAAGGTCTTGGTGCAGATTTCGGCAACGGTGCCTTCAAGGACATGGCGCTGGCTTCGCTGCGCAGCCTGAGTGCCACCGAACAACGTGAACCCGCGCTGAAACTGTTCTCGGAAGTGGTCGGCAAACCGACCTTCCCGAACGACTCATTCGCGCGCATCAAGAATCAGATGCTCGCCGGTTTCGAATACCAGAAACAGAACCCCGGCAAACTCGCCAGCCTGGAGCTGATGAAACGCTTGTACGGCGATCACCCCTACGCGCACTCGAGCGATGGCAGTGCGCAAAGTGTGCCGAAAATCACCGTGGCACAGCTGCGTGAATTCCACGCCAAGGCCTACGCGGCAGGCAACGCGGTCATCGCGCTGGTCGGCGACTTGTCTCGCGCTGACGCCGAGGCGATAGCCAATCAGGTTTCCGCCGCCCTGCCGAAAGGCCCGGCACTGGCGAAGATCGCTCAGCCCCAGGAACCGAAAGCCAGCGTTGGCCACATCGAGTTTCCGTCCAAGCAGACCAACCTGATGCTCGCGCAACTGGGCATCGACCGCGAGGACCCGGACTACGCCGCACTGTCGATGGGTAACCAGATCCTCGGCGGCGGCGGTTTCGGTACGCGCCTGATGAGCGAAGTGCGCGAGAAACGCGGCCTGGCCTACGGCGTGTACTCCGGCTTCAGCCCGATGCAGGCTCGTGGCCCGTTCATGATCAACCTGCAAACCCGCGCGGAAATGAGCGAGGGCACCCTGAAACTGGTGCAGGACGTTCTCGCCGATTACCTGAAAACCGGCCCGACCCAGAAAGAACTCGACGACGCCAAACGCGAATTGGCCGGCAGCTTCCCGCTGTCCACCGCGAGCAACGCCGACATCGTCGGCCAACTCGGCGCCATGGGCTTCTACAATCTGCCATTGAGTTATCTGGATGACTTCATGCGTCAGTCCCAGAGCCTGACCGTGGAACAAGTCCGCGACGCCCTGAACAAACACTTGAGCACGGACAAAATGGTCATCGTCACCGCTGGCCCGACCGTGCCGCAAAAGCCGTTACCGGCCCCATCTGACAAACCTGCCGAGCAACCGCTCGGGGTTCCGGAGCATTAATGGCTACTCGAGCACCGAAAAAACCTGCGCACAACGTGCATAACGGCGTGAATCAGTTACGCATCATTGGTGGCGAATGGCGCAGCCGCAAGCTGAGCTTCCCCGACGCGCCGGGCCTGCGCCCGACGCCGGATCGCGTGCGTGAAACGTTGTTCAACTGGCTCGCACCGTACGTGGCCGGCGCCAAGGTCCTTGACCCGTTCGCCGGCAGCGGCGCGCTGTTTCTCGAGGCGTTGTCCCGTGGCGCGGCCATGGGGCAGGCGCTGGACGCCAGCAATATCGCGGTTTCCAGCCTTAAAGAGCACCTCGGCACGCTGCGCTGCACCAACGGTCAGGTGCAGACTGCCGACGCCCTGCGCTACCTGGAAACCCAGGCCGCTACGCCGTTCGATCTGGTCTTCCTCGACCCGCCGTTCAACCAGAACCTGCTGCCTGCAGTGTGCACGTTGCTCGAAGAGCGTCAGTGGCTGGCCGACGACGCCTGGGTGTATACCGAAAGCGAAACGGCACCCTCGACCCTCGGCCTGCCGGCCAACTGGCGCCTGCACCGTGAACAGAAATCCGGACGCGTGTATTACGCGCTTTGGCAGCGCAGCGCTTGATCCCACGCTTCATGGCCGGTCACTGCATCAGCCATAAATAGATACCGCACATCGCTCCTCGCATCTCGCCAAAGTGGTTAACGCAATCTGCGTTAACCACTTTGGACGATTCATGTATGGATACGTTATGCAGCAGGATGCTGCTCATTCTTTGCCTGGCGCCATTGATATCCCTGGCCGCCCCCGCACCACCCACTCACCAGTTCACCCTGGACAATGGTCTGAACGTGCTTGTGCGCGAAGACCATCGTGCACCGCTGGTGACCTCACAACTCTGGTTCAAGGTGGGCTCTGCCGACGAGGCGCCAGGCCAGAGCGGACTCTCTCACGCACTCGAACACATGCTCTACAAAGGCAGCAGCAAAACCTGCGCCGGCGAGGCCTCGGCCATTTTGCAAACACTCGGTGCCCGGGAAAACGCCTTCACCAGCAAAGATGCCACGACCTATTACCAAATCCTGGCCCCCAGGTATCTGGGCGTGGCATTCGAGTTGATGGCCGATCTGATGTCGACCGCACACTTGCGCACCTCGGACTTGACCCCGGAAATGGCGGTGATACGCGAAGAACGGCGCTTGCGCACCGACGATGCTCCCCATGATCTGGCACTGGAGCGTCTGACCGGTGTGGCGCATTTGGCCAATAGCTATCGCACACCGATTCTTGGCTGGATGCATGACCTGCACCGTTTGAATGCCGACGATCTGCGCCACTGGTATGCGACCCGCTACGCCCCTGGCAACGCCACGCTAGTGGTTGTCGGTGCTGTGACGCTCGATCAGGTCGAACGGTTGGCGCAGCGCCACTTTGGCCCCTTGCCGGCGCGCCCTGTTCCTCGTCTGCTACGGCCCACCGAGCTGGCACAGCCAGGTGAACGCAAACTGACGCTGTCTCTGGCCGTCCCGACCCCCCAACTGATCATGGCGTTTAACGTGCCGGGGCTTGCCACCGCTGAAAATCGGCGATCTGTACACGCCCTGCGCCTGATCGACGCATTACTGGGAGGGACCCACAGTGCACGCCTGAAAAAACGCCTGGAATTCACCGAACAGTTGTTCAGCGACGTCAGTACCTTTTATGACGCGCTCACACGCGGCGACAGTCTTCTGCTCATGACGGCCGAACTCGCCAGCGCCCACGCTGACGACCTGGACGCGGCCGAGGCACGGGTCTGGCAAATGATTGAAGAACTGCATGCCCACCCGCCGACAGCCGAAGAGTTGGAGCGCGCACGCACTCAATTGATTGCCCGACAGATCTATACACAAGACTCCATCGTTGAGCAGGCCCGCGAGTTGGCCACATTGGCGAGTATCGACCTGCCTTGGCAGTTGATGGACAAGGACTCAGACGAGCTTGCACAGGTGACACCGGCTGACATCCAGCAGGCTGCGTCAACGTTCTTGACGCGCGAACGCCTGACGGTTGCGCATGTATTGGCGGAGGCGGCTCATGAATAATGGCCTTCGGAAGGCAAGGGGCGTTTTGCTCGGACTGGGAATCGTAGCAAGCCTGACGGGCGTTCAAACGCTGGCAGATACCGTGACGGTCGCGCCGGCAAATTACCCCGCGCCACGTCTGCAATCGCTCCTGGGGCCGGTTCCTGTCGCCGGCACCGCGCGAGCACTGTCGATCAAAGGCTGGAAAACCCTGACCAGCACCAAAGTGTTGTTCATCCGCACCACAGAGCTGCCGATGTTCGATCTGCATGTCAGCTTCGCCGCAGGCAGCGCACGAGATGGCGCCACGCCGGGCCTCGCCGCCGCCACGTTCAGCATGCTCAATGAAGGCATACCGGGCAAAGACTTGCCCGCCATCGTCGAAATCTTTGACGGCCTGGGCGCGCAACTCGACATGAACATCGATCATGACCGCGCCACATTGGCCTTGCGCAGCTTGAGCGATGAACAGAAAAGTGCCCCGGCGTTGCAGCTGTTTTCGCAGATCCTCGGCGCACCAACACTGACCGAGGATGCGCTGAAGAGGGTGAAAATCGAGCTGCGCGACAGCCTCACTTCCGCTGCGCAGGATGCAGGTAATTCGCCAGAGCATCTGGTCAAGACACTGCTCGCCCCGGACGGTCCCTACTCGCTGCCGTTCTATGGCACGGTTCAAGGGTTGCAGGCGCTGACCAGGACGCAGGTAAAAGATTTCCACCAGCGTTTCTACAGCGCCAGTCAGGCGCAAATCACCCTGGTCGGTGACCTGACACTGGCGCAGGCAAAGGCGCTCAGTCTGCAAATCAGCAACGCCTTACCGGTCATGCCGGCAGGCACCGCGGTCGTGCCAATGCCCGCGCACAACCCCGTTGGCCCCGAACGGACCCTGCACGAGGAACAGCCACTGGCCCAGATCAACCTGATACTCGCCCAGACCAGCGTGTCGCAAAACCATGCGGACTATGCCGCGCTGTACGCCGCCAACCTGATTTTTGGCGGTTCGACCAACAGCCGACTGATGAGCGAACTACGGGAAAAGCGCGGGCTGGTGTACGACGTCCATGCAGAAAACACCTCCTGGGCCACGGCGGGTTTGCTGACCATTTCCCTGCAGGTCAATCCGGCATTCAGCCAGGCTACGCTGGCGTTGACCCGGTCGCTGTTCAGTGACTACCTGCGCGACGGGCCGACACAACAGGAGCTCGATCAGGTCAAGCTTCAAGTCGCCAACAGGAGTGCACTTAACAGCTCCAGCAACCGGCAGATTCTCAAGCAACTGGTGACAATCAATCGCCATGATCTGCCACTCGACCTCGACTACACCGTGCAACAAGTGCAACGCCTGACACTCAAACAAATCCATGAGGCGCTGAATCGGCATTTGGCCGCCGACCGCTGGCGCGTGGTGACAGTCGGGGCCACCGTCGAGCAGCAGGCGCTACCCGCCCCCGCGCCGGCACCGCCCGGCACGTCATCCCAGAGCATGTGTCGCGCCGAAGCAGGCTTTGTGGCAAGTTAGGTTCTTTCACTCAAAAGCGGCAGATGCCTGACGCACCTGCCGCTTTGCGCAAGACCTGTCGAGATTTGCCGTGCAGTCACTGAACCCTGTTCCCAGCCCCCGCTTTGCACCGGCCTTCGGCCTGGGTAACCCACACCTGCAAACCTTGTGGGGGCCGCTGTGGCGCAAAACCGTTCACCTTGATCGTCAGCGAGAACGTCTGTGGCTTGATGATGGCGATTTCCTCGACCTCGACTGGCATGGCCCGCACAGCGCCGAGACTCCGCTGGTGTTGGTGCTGCATGGACTGACCGGTTCTTCTAACTCACCTTACGTTGCCGGCATCCAGGGCGCGCTCGCCGCGCAAGGCTGGGCCAGCGTGGCATTGAACTGGCGCGGCTGCTCGGGCGAACCGAACCTGCTGCCGCGCAGTTATCACTCCGGCGCCAGCGAAGACCTTGCCGAAGCCATCCGCCACCTGCGTACGAAGCGTCCGTTGGCACCGCTGTATGCGGTCGGCTACTCCCTTGGCGGCAATGTGTTGCTCAAGCATCTGGGCGAGACCGGGAGTGCCAGCGGCGTGCGCGGTGCGGTGGCAGTGTCGGTGCCGTTTCGCCTCGACCAGTGCGCGGATCGGATTGGTCAGGGATTTTCCAGGGTCTATCAAGCGCACTTCATGCGCGAGATGGTCGCTTACATCAAGAACAAGCAACGCCAGTTTCAGCACGACGGGCGCGATGATGGTGTAGCCGCACTCGCAGCGCTCGGCTCGCTGGAAAATATGCGCACCTTCTGGGATTTCGATGGCCGGGTCACTGCGCCACTGCACGGCTTTACCGATGCCGAGGATTACTATCGTCGCGCTTCGAGCCGGTATTTTCTCGGTGAGATCCGCACGCCGACCCTGATCATTCAAGCGGCGGACGATCCTTTCGTGTTTCCGCACAGCCTGCCCCTGGCCAGCGAGCTGTCAGACCTCACCGAATTCGAATTGCAGGCTCGCGGCGGCCATGTAGGCTTCGTCGATGGCTCGTTGCGCCAGCCGGGTTATTACCTGGAACGGCGCATCCCACAGTGGCTGGCAGGCCTGACGACGTGAACAATCAGGAAGAGACTCTTGTGGGAGCGAGCGAGCTCCCACAAGGAGGTGTTTATTCGCCGGTGGCAATACCGCGCGACGGCTCGTTGATCCACTCACTCCACGACCCGGCGTACAACGAACCCAACGGATAGCCCGCCAGGCACAGCGCAAACAGGTTGTGACACGCCGTCACGCCAGAGCCGCAATACGCGACCAGTTCCGACGGCGAACGCTGCCCCAGTTTCGCGGCAAAGCGCTGCTTTAGCTGATCGGCCGGCAAGAATTGCCCTTCACTGCCGAGGTTGTCGGTAAACGCCGCACATTGAGCGCCAGGTATGTGCCCGGCAATCGGGTCAATCGGTTCCACTTCACCTTTGAAACGCGGCAAGGCCCGGGCGTCGATCAGGGTCAGTTCGGGCTGGCCGAGACGTTGCTGCAATTGTCCGGCGCTGAGCAACAGGCTCATGTCTGGCTGGCCGCTGAAATGGCCACGGGTGACGGTCGGCGCATCCAGGCTCAGCGGCAGACCCGCTGCATGCCACGCCTTGAGTCCGCCATCGAGAATGAACACACCGTCGCGCTTGCCCAGCCACGCCAGCAGCCACCATGCTCGGGCCGCATAGGCTCCGGGGCCGTCGTCGTACAAGACCACGTCGCTGTTGGCATTGATGCCCCAGGCTTGCAGACGCTCGATCAGCTCTGCCGGCTCAGGCAACGGATGACGCCCGGTCACGCCCTTGACCACTTTGCCACTGAGGTCACGCTCAAGATCGGCAAAACTCGCCCCGGCAATGTGCCCTTCGGCATAGCTGCGCTGACCGTAGTCCGGGTCTTCGAGGGCAAAACGACAATCCAGAATCACCAGCCCGGGCTGCTCCTTGCGGGCATCCAGTGCGTTGGGGCTGATCAGTTGCGCAATCGGCATAACGGGCTCCTGTGGGATTTCAACGGAACGGTTTACTTCACATCTTCGAGGGCCTGGGCCAGTGGCACATAGAACTCCTCGAACAGCGCATTGACCTGCTCGCGCGCCTGCTCGGTGACAAATCCGGCTTCCAGCACCAGCACCTGATACACGCCACGTTTAATGGCTTGTTCACTGAGGTGATTGGAGTTTTCCCGGGTGGTGCACAGAAAGCGTACCCAGGACGTCAGGATGATCCAGGCATTGAGGGTCAGCGATTCGATCTGCACGCGATCCATGTCGAGGATCCCGGCCGCCACGAAACCTTCGTAGATCGCCGCGCCCTGGATCATACAACGCTGGGAAAAGCGCCGATAACGTGCGGCCAGTTCCGGATCGCTATCGAGCAGATGCTCGAGATCGCGGTGCAGGAAGCGGTAGCGCCACATCGCCGAGAGCAGCTCCTTGAGGTAGAAGCGCTTGTCTTCAACGGTCGCGGCGCGTCCCTGCGGCGGGCGCAGGAAACTGTCGACAAGGCTTTCGTACTCACTGAACAAGACGGCGATGATCGCCTGCTTGTTGGGGAAGTGGTAGTACAGGTTGCCTGGAGAAATCTCCATATGGGCAGCAATGTGATTGGTACTGATGCTGCGCTCGCCCTGCTGATTGAACAGCTCGAGGCTGTTCAGCACGATACGCTCGCTGGTTTTTATTCGTGGGGCCATGGCTTGGGCTTTAATTCAGAGTGCGTTGACGAGCATCTTACGACCTAACCGGAAATGGATAAAACACTGCTGTGCATGGATGTTGATTGACTTTCTAGAGCATAGACTCTAGAAAGTTCCTCACTACAATAAATACTGAGCCGCCCATGACTGCCGACATTGCCTACCTGCAGACGCTGCAATTGCCCCTGGAAGCGCTTGATCGGCAGTTCGCGGCGCAACGCGCTGCGTATGCCGCCAACCCGATGCCACCCGCCGCCCAGCGCCAGCAATGGCTCAAGGCACTGCGCGATTTGCTGAGCAACCAGCGTCAGGCTTTGATCGAGGCAATCAGCGCCGACTTCAGCCATCGCAGCGCCGACGAAACCCTGCTCGCTGAA
The sequence above is drawn from the Pseudomonas sp. FP2196 genome and encodes:
- a CDS encoding pitrilysin family protein yields the protein MLLILCLAPLISLAAPAPPTHQFTLDNGLNVLVREDHRAPLVTSQLWFKVGSADEAPGQSGLSHALEHMLYKGSSKTCAGEASAILQTLGARENAFTSKDATTYYQILAPRYLGVAFELMADLMSTAHLRTSDLTPEMAVIREERRLRTDDAPHDLALERLTGVAHLANSYRTPILGWMHDLHRLNADDLRHWYATRYAPGNATLVVVGAVTLDQVERLAQRHFGPLPARPVPRLLRPTELAQPGERKLTLSLAVPTPQLIMAFNVPGLATAENRRSVHALRLIDALLGGTHSARLKKRLEFTEQLFSDVSTFYDALTRGDSLLLMTAELASAHADDLDAAEARVWQMIEELHAHPPTAEELERARTQLIARQIYTQDSIVEQARELATLASIDLPWQLMDKDSDELAQVTPADIQQAASTFLTRERLTVAHVLAEAAHE
- a CDS encoding pitrilysin family protein produces the protein MNNGLRKARGVLLGLGIVASLTGVQTLADTVTVAPANYPAPRLQSLLGPVPVAGTARALSIKGWKTLTSTKVLFIRTTELPMFDLHVSFAAGSARDGATPGLAAATFSMLNEGIPGKDLPAIVEIFDGLGAQLDMNIDHDRATLALRSLSDEQKSAPALQLFSQILGAPTLTEDALKRVKIELRDSLTSAAQDAGNSPEHLVKTLLAPDGPYSLPFYGTVQGLQALTRTQVKDFHQRFYSASQAQITLVGDLTLAQAKALSLQISNALPVMPAGTAVVPMPAHNPVGPERTLHEEQPLAQINLILAQTSVSQNHADYAALYAANLIFGGSTNSRLMSELREKRGLVYDVHAENTSWATAGLLTISLQVNPAFSQATLALTRSLFSDYLRDGPTQQELDQVKLQVANRSALNSSSNRQILKQLVTINRHDLPLDLDYTVQQVQRLTLKQIHEALNRHLAADRWRVVTVGATVEQQALPAPAPAPPGTSSQSMCRAEAGFVAS
- a CDS encoding hydrolase, with the translated sequence MNPVPSPRFAPAFGLGNPHLQTLWGPLWRKTVHLDRQRERLWLDDGDFLDLDWHGPHSAETPLVLVLHGLTGSSNSPYVAGIQGALAAQGWASVALNWRGCSGEPNLLPRSYHSGASEDLAEAIRHLRTKRPLAPLYAVGYSLGGNVLLKHLGETGSASGVRGAVAVSVPFRLDQCADRIGQGFSRVYQAHFMREMVAYIKNKQRQFQHDGRDDGVAALAALGSLENMRTFWDFDGRVTAPLHGFTDAEDYYRRASSRYFLGEIRTPTLIIQAADDPFVFPHSLPLASELSDLTEFELQARGGHVGFVDGSLRQPGYYLERRIPQWLAGLTT
- a CDS encoding sulfurtransferase, yielding MPIAQLISPNALDARKEQPGLVILDCRFALEDPDYGQRSYAEGHIAGASFADLERDLSGKVVKGVTGRHPLPEPAELIERLQAWGINANSDVVLYDDGPGAYAARAWWLLAWLGKRDGVFILDGGLKAWHAAGLPLSLDAPTVTRGHFSGQPDMSLLLSAGQLQQRLGQPELTLIDARALPRFKGEVEPIDPIAGHIPGAQCAAFTDNLGSEGQFLPADQLKQRFAAKLGQRSPSELVAYCGSGVTACHNLFALCLAGYPLGSLYAGSWSEWINEPSRGIATGE
- a CDS encoding TetR/AcrR family transcriptional regulator, whose amino-acid sequence is MAPRIKTSERIVLNSLELFNQQGERSISTNHIAAHMEISPGNLYYHFPNKQAIIAVLFSEYESLVDSFLRPPQGRAATVEDKRFYLKELLSAMWRYRFLHRDLEHLLDSDPELAARYRRFSQRCMIQGAAIYEGFVAAGILDMDRVQIESLTLNAWIILTSWVRFLCTTRENSNHLSEQAIKRGVYQVLVLEAGFVTEQAREQVNALFEEFYVPLAQALEDVK